A part of Podarcis muralis chromosome 13, rPodMur119.hap1.1, whole genome shotgun sequence genomic DNA contains:
- the WIPF2 gene encoding WAS/WASL-interacting protein family member 2, producing MPIPPPPPPGPPPPPTFNQANTDAPKLNRDEQRGRGALLQDICKGAKLKKVTQVNDRSAPVIEKSKGSGGYNSGASPLPPKGGLFQGGVPKLRPVGVKDSSESPSGKQCLQVPGSRSAAPRPPVSATSSRPQDDADNSRASPPELPRMQRPSLPDLSRPNTASGTGMKHSSSAPPPPPPGRRANAPPAPPPMHSSKAPSYNREKPLPPTPGQRLPGTRDGPPAPPPIKPPPSPVNIRTGPSSQGQSLAPPPPPYRQPPGVPNGPASPTNESAPELPQRHNSLHRKTPGPGRGMAPPPPPSASPSLQSSRPPPPARDPPSRGAAPPPPPPMIRNGGRDAPPPPPPYRMHGTSDPTSRGKPPPPPTRTPVGPPPPPPPMRNGHRDSISTVRSFLGDDFESKYSFHPVEDFPAPEEFKHFQKIYPSKTNRATRGAPPLPPIPR from the exons ATGCCAatacctcctccccctccccctggaccacccccacccccaactttcaATCAG GCTAACACAGATGCTCCAAAACTGAACAGGGACGAGCAGCGAGGGAGGGGAGCCTTGCTGCAAGACATCTGTAAAGGGGCCAAGTTGAAAAAGGTGACCCAAGTCAATGACCGGAGTGCACCCGTCATTGAGA AATCTAAGGGCAGTGGCGGCTACAACTCCGGCGCATCCCCTCTGCCACCAAAGGGCGGCCTCTTCCAGGGTGGTGTCCCCAAGCTTCGACCTGTGGGAGTAAAGGACAGTTCAG AAAGTCCCTCTGGGAAGCAGTGCCTCCAGGTCCCTGGGTCCAGATCAGCAGCTCCGCGGCCCCCGGTGTCTGCAACCAGCAGCCGGCCCCAAGATGACGCTGACAACAGCCGGGCTTCCCCTCCGGAACTTCCGCGCATGCAGAGACCTTCCTTGCCAGATCTCTCGCGGCCAAATACCGCCAGCGGCACCGGCATGAAACACAGCTCATCGGCTCCGCCGCCTCCACCCCCGGGACGCCGAGCCAACGCaccccctgcccctcctcccatGCACAGCAGCAAAGCACCTTCCTACAACCGCGAAAAGCCCTTGCCACCAACGCCAGGACAGCGGCTCCCAGGGACTCGGGATGGACCGCCGGCTCCTCCCCCTATCAAGCCGCCCCCTTCCCCAGTGAATATCCGAACGGGACCAAGCAGTCAGGGCCAGTCTCTggcgccccctcctccgccttaCCGCCAACCCCCTGGTGTACCCAACGGCCCCGCCAGCCCCACCAACGAGTCCGCTCCCGAGCTTCCGCAGAGACACAATTCCTTGCATCGAAAGACACCAGGGCCTGGGAGGGGTATggctcctcccccgcccccttcaGCCTCCCCTTCTTTACAGAGCAGTCGGCCCCCACCTCCTGCCCGTGACCCTCCAAGCCGGGGCGCAG CCCCTCCACCGCCACCACCCATGATCCGAAATGGCGGTAGAGAtgcgcctcctcctcccccaccctacAGAATGCACGGGACGTCAGACCCTACGAGCCGTGGgaaacccccacccccgcccaccaGAACGCCAGTTggacctcctccccctcccccacccatgaGAAATGGACACCGGGACTCTATTTCCACTGTCAGGTCTTTCTTAGGAG ATGACTTTGAATCTAAATACTCCTTTCATCCAGTGGAAGATTTCCCAGCACCAGAAGAGTTCAAGCACTTCCAGAAGATTTATCCCAGCAAAACGAATAGAG